One window of Cataglyphis hispanica isolate Lineage 1 chromosome 12, ULB_Chis1_1.0, whole genome shotgun sequence genomic DNA carries:
- the LOC126853454 gene encoding protein naked cuticle homolog 2 isoform X2 — protein sequence MATGLVKWWRARFLAGYRPFSVVGTNTEGSDSEELLTGVPTTCNVSSPPKTESQPTLISPAEPPQVAVDGPSVPAAGPTGNDEQPTCGTTKQLSFEEFECDVSVAEGDRRRQEFSFTLYDFDGHGKITKDDIAGLVTTIYDTLGASIQVPPCGSKTIKVKLTVSPDQRTSSSSSQTPRNLAAGACTANATQTSQTTTLPGGQQHASSSCCHLKHAVPCSHATAAATRVTARHCASRVPRRRRATRYRCQTERKEVETHSEDEDDNTRANRVQQEELRRRVGPVPHLPSPYSNSSEGDVSDDSDTSPAFSPLTPLLTTNHRKRSGALQRQQLLEIIQANMEKNNLSFHTSRKRHQNEQPRISSHSPHHLGTSNHNNQDCQATLEPRQAAVNYHKPIRESTTTRHSASFPKASAKSRTANLRKTRHTTPRNNAVHSSPQTTYPPTNRNVVPPTIVYNDTPQHTTASNTTHRNIINLVPNNNQQTANHQTITNNHNNLQRNDAQFVPSQQCGRSKKHQLKHATREQDQARAMAQVVRWLEREFSQNAVAATSSRRHVHEHIHHHYHHYHAEALV from the exons ATGGCTACCGGATTGGTAAAGTGGTGGCGAGCAAGGTTCCTCGCCGGCTACAGACCCTTTTCTG TTGTGGGGACTAACACGGAAGGTAGCGATTCCGAGGAGTTACTGACGGGAGTCCCGACGACCTGCAACGTCTCATCGCCGCCGAAGACGGAGTCGCAACCGACTTTAATTTCCCCCGCGGAGCCGCCGCAGGTAGCGGTTGATGGCCCGAGCGTACCTGCAGCAGGACCTACCGGTAATGACGAACAGCCTACTTGCGGTACAACGAAACAGCTTAGTTTCGAG GAATTCGAATGCGACGTGTCGGTCGCGGAAGGTGATAGGAGGCGGCAGGAGTTCTCCTTCACCCTGTACGACTTCGACGGCCACGGGAAGATCACGAAGGACGACATAGCCGGCCTGGTGACTACCATCTACGATACGCTGGGCGCCTCGATTCAAGTACCACCGTGCGGCAGTAAGACGATCAAGGTGAAGCTGACAGTGTCGCCGGATCAGCGgaccagcagcagcagcagccagACGCCGCGCAATCTCGCCGCCGGCGCTTGTACCGCAAATGCCACGCAAACGTCGCAGACGACGACGTTGCCCGGTGGCCAGCAGCACGCCTCGTCGTCCTGTTGCCATTTGAAGCATGCCGTCCCGTGCAGCCATGCAACCGCCGCCGCGACGCGTGTCACCGCCCGGCATTGCGCGAGCAGAGTTCCTAGAAGGAGGAGAGCGACGCGGTATCGTTGTCAG ACTGAGCGAAAAGAAGTGGAGACTCACAGCGAAGACGAGGACGATAACACCCGTGCAAATCGAGTGCAGCAGGAGGAGCTGCGCAGAAGAGTCGGTCCGGTGCCCCATTTACCATCCCCCTATTCAAACAGCTCGGAGGGTGATGTGAGCGACGATAGTGACACTTCCCCCGCGTTCTCACCATTAACGCCTCTTCTTACGACGAATCATAGGAAACGCAGTGGTGCTCTGCAAAGACAACAATTGCTGGAGATTATTCAGGCTaacatggaaaaaaataatctcagtTTTCACACATCAAG GAAACGGCATCAAAACGAGCAACCGCGCATTTCATCTCATAGTCCCCATCATCTGGGAACCTCGAATCATAATAATCAAGACTGTCAAGCAACTCTGGAGCCTCGTCAAGCGGCTGTCAACTATCACAAACCGATTCGGGAAAGCACAACAACTCGTCATTCCGCATCGTTTCCCAAAGCATCGGCGAAATCGCGGACGGCGAATCTCAGGAAAACACGGCACACGACACCGAGGAATAACGCGGTACATTCCTCTCCTCAGACGACGTATCCGCCGACGAATCGTAACGTCGTACCGCCGACAATAGTCTATAACGACACGCCGCAACACACGACTGCCAGCAACACGACCCACCGCAACATTATTAATCTCGTGCCCAACAACAATCAGCAAACTGCCAATCATCAGACAATTACCAATAATCACAACAATTTACAGCGCAACGATGCACAGTTTGTTCCTTCGCAACAGTGCGGTAGATCCAAGAAGCATCAGCTGAAGCATGCAACGCGAGAACAAGATCAGGCTCGAGCGATGGCGCAGGTCGTGCGTTGGCTTGAACGTGAATTCTCGCAGAACGCAGTGGCGGCCACGTCCAGCCGTAGGCATGTTCACGAGCATATACATCACCACTATCATCACTATCACGCCGAGGCTCTGGTCTAA
- the LOC126853454 gene encoding protein naked cuticle homolog 2 isoform X1, giving the protein MPPFIRFFLYASLSLSLSFGTKQKSRERASEWLFDRTLHSLVKHVVKKKKERKKVVGTNTEGSDSEELLTGVPTTCNVSSPPKTESQPTLISPAEPPQVAVDGPSVPAAGPTGNDEQPTCGTTKQLSFEEFECDVSVAEGDRRRQEFSFTLYDFDGHGKITKDDIAGLVTTIYDTLGASIQVPPCGSKTIKVKLTVSPDQRTSSSSSQTPRNLAAGACTANATQTSQTTTLPGGQQHASSSCCHLKHAVPCSHATAAATRVTARHCASRVPRRRRATRYRCQTERKEVETHSEDEDDNTRANRVQQEELRRRVGPVPHLPSPYSNSSEGDVSDDSDTSPAFSPLTPLLTTNHRKRSGALQRQQLLEIIQANMEKNNLSFHTSRKRHQNEQPRISSHSPHHLGTSNHNNQDCQATLEPRQAAVNYHKPIRESTTTRHSASFPKASAKSRTANLRKTRHTTPRNNAVHSSPQTTYPPTNRNVVPPTIVYNDTPQHTTASNTTHRNIINLVPNNNQQTANHQTITNNHNNLQRNDAQFVPSQQCGRSKKHQLKHATREQDQARAMAQVVRWLEREFSQNAVAATSSRRHVHEHIHHHYHHYHAEALV; this is encoded by the exons ATGCCGCCTTTTATTCGCTTCTTTCTAtacgcctctctctctctctctctctcttttggcACGAAACAGAAATCGCgcgagagagcgagcgagTGGCTTTTCGATCGCACGCTGCATAGTCTTGTAAAACatgtagttaaaaaaaaaaaagaaagaaagaaag TTGTGGGGACTAACACGGAAGGTAGCGATTCCGAGGAGTTACTGACGGGAGTCCCGACGACCTGCAACGTCTCATCGCCGCCGAAGACGGAGTCGCAACCGACTTTAATTTCCCCCGCGGAGCCGCCGCAGGTAGCGGTTGATGGCCCGAGCGTACCTGCAGCAGGACCTACCGGTAATGACGAACAGCCTACTTGCGGTACAACGAAACAGCTTAGTTTCGAG GAATTCGAATGCGACGTGTCGGTCGCGGAAGGTGATAGGAGGCGGCAGGAGTTCTCCTTCACCCTGTACGACTTCGACGGCCACGGGAAGATCACGAAGGACGACATAGCCGGCCTGGTGACTACCATCTACGATACGCTGGGCGCCTCGATTCAAGTACCACCGTGCGGCAGTAAGACGATCAAGGTGAAGCTGACAGTGTCGCCGGATCAGCGgaccagcagcagcagcagccagACGCCGCGCAATCTCGCCGCCGGCGCTTGTACCGCAAATGCCACGCAAACGTCGCAGACGACGACGTTGCCCGGTGGCCAGCAGCACGCCTCGTCGTCCTGTTGCCATTTGAAGCATGCCGTCCCGTGCAGCCATGCAACCGCCGCCGCGACGCGTGTCACCGCCCGGCATTGCGCGAGCAGAGTTCCTAGAAGGAGGAGAGCGACGCGGTATCGTTGTCAG ACTGAGCGAAAAGAAGTGGAGACTCACAGCGAAGACGAGGACGATAACACCCGTGCAAATCGAGTGCAGCAGGAGGAGCTGCGCAGAAGAGTCGGTCCGGTGCCCCATTTACCATCCCCCTATTCAAACAGCTCGGAGGGTGATGTGAGCGACGATAGTGACACTTCCCCCGCGTTCTCACCATTAACGCCTCTTCTTACGACGAATCATAGGAAACGCAGTGGTGCTCTGCAAAGACAACAATTGCTGGAGATTATTCAGGCTaacatggaaaaaaataatctcagtTTTCACACATCAAG GAAACGGCATCAAAACGAGCAACCGCGCATTTCATCTCATAGTCCCCATCATCTGGGAACCTCGAATCATAATAATCAAGACTGTCAAGCAACTCTGGAGCCTCGTCAAGCGGCTGTCAACTATCACAAACCGATTCGGGAAAGCACAACAACTCGTCATTCCGCATCGTTTCCCAAAGCATCGGCGAAATCGCGGACGGCGAATCTCAGGAAAACACGGCACACGACACCGAGGAATAACGCGGTACATTCCTCTCCTCAGACGACGTATCCGCCGACGAATCGTAACGTCGTACCGCCGACAATAGTCTATAACGACACGCCGCAACACACGACTGCCAGCAACACGACCCACCGCAACATTATTAATCTCGTGCCCAACAACAATCAGCAAACTGCCAATCATCAGACAATTACCAATAATCACAACAATTTACAGCGCAACGATGCACAGTTTGTTCCTTCGCAACAGTGCGGTAGATCCAAGAAGCATCAGCTGAAGCATGCAACGCGAGAACAAGATCAGGCTCGAGCGATGGCGCAGGTCGTGCGTTGGCTTGAACGTGAATTCTCGCAGAACGCAGTGGCGGCCACGTCCAGCCGTAGGCATGTTCACGAGCATATACATCACCACTATCATCACTATCACGCCGAGGCTCTGGTCTAA